The proteins below come from a single Lepeophtheirus salmonis chromosome 4, UVic_Lsal_1.4, whole genome shotgun sequence genomic window:
- the LOC121116185 gene encoding latrophilin Cirl: MREIFLLLLILIVEISSDQEEARFKRKSSEYLTAYACESKHLNISCPENSYLDIIRANYGRFSITVCNDGGNTAWSVNCLSPRTLRVINARCGNKRYCEVPVDSAIFGDPCPGTFKYIEVQYQCSKELPALTSTSKPKPSWFPLSAPDSWSTINNHLSGITEAHLEISQDDEGVNSKDDSSESQVPSLKSGAIGLSTTTSTTTTTMIPPPPIKTKKNKITEEKAMQVVPNFTRFCPPTHARGLFWNWTSAGETSVIQCPPGSTGFAKWYCESRPPTVGWATPTPSLAECRSLWSGDLDSQLRQGASVVKIGHDLSEFSGLGSMFGPDILLSSKMLKHMAERTQFDLQRTLDPRDKEALVTQLVQSVVKTGSNLLDYKNLQSWRDLDREDVERSISALMMGIEDNAYLLASSVTSEKIIIKPTRHLLLSIRVMQSRNALHQRFPSVETVEADTIGAQLGNSIDLSSDSLLHSGLQNGAVRVIFAMYDGVERVLRPIHDPRRGVRFLNSRVLSASLGRTGSSKSRSYVPLSTPVYITFKHLRLENVSDPECVFWDYTNNNWSNDGCIISVTNESHTICNCDHLTHFGLFMRDDHLSGAYPLLKKSQESVYSNDNEFHTNITVIIAAAISSISVLFLLLVAVLIWRKYHVSRQCRTALENSGLPCFHKKGNKDPDSDKTRDRGNFYTVNPKLNVSTGNNTATSNPAGNKHDEAQIFFEHMIAMQKNPPTSNASKKNSSGELNNKQSNISGSQTILNQAQPHELLSNRAKSPINHIYMEIEDNPQLPAQQQQQQQIVYEPLSDTYMMSTISDLSEDVSNHYVDGTSGQSSSRECRPLIRRGNFMTGERNLLHTISGVLHSQSVRLPPNTSSASSMNSQNNPARRSMFTKSSVVPNNSDGRRTRDEEEIPVQVTTMNGNQFVCLNINEGNTTIGRPGVVQPPAHSQQLRGLATMPRMQYAHPLSDN; this comes from the exons ATGAGGGAAATCTTTCTTCTACTCCTGATTTTAATAGTAGAAATATCTTCAGATCAAGAAG aGGCCCGATTCAAACGAAAAAGTAGTGAATATTTGACGGCATATGCCTGCGAATCCAAACATCTTAACATATCCTGTCCAGAAAATTCTTATTTGGATATCATACGTGCCAACTATGGTCGATTCTCCATTACTGTGTGCAATGACGGAGGAAACACAGCCTGGAGCGTGAATTGCTTATCTCCACGAACCCTTCGGGTCATCAATGCGAG atgtggTAACAAGAGATACTGTGAGGTCCCTGTAGACTCTGCCATATTCGGGGATCCATGCCCAGGaacctttaaatatattgaggTGCAATATCAATGCTCAAAAG aacttCCTGCATTGACCTCCACTTCAAAACCTAAGCCCAGTTGGTTCCCTCTAAGTGCTCCAGACTCTTGGTCCACCATTAATAACCATCTCAGTGGAATCACTGAGGCACATCTTGAAATATCTCAAGATGATGAAGGAGTCAACAGCAAGGATGATTCCTCTGAATCACAAGTTCCGTCCTTGAAGTCTGGTGCAATTGGATTATCAACCACAACCTCTACTACTACTACAACCATGATACCTCCTCCACCCATCAAAACGAAGAAGAACAAAATTACTGAAGAAAAGGCGATGCAGGTTGTACCAAACTTTACTCGGTTTTGTCCTCCAACACATGCGCGAGGTCTCTTTTGGAATTGGACGAGTGCg GGCGAAACCTCAGTTATTCAATGTCCACCCGGAAGTACTGGATTTGCCAAATGGTACTGTGAGTCTAGACCACCAACAGTGGGCTGGGCAACTCCCACTCCCTCTTTGGCAGAATGTAGATCCCTTTGGTCAGGTGACTTGGATAGTCAACTCCGACAAGGAGCTTCTGTTGTTAAAATAGGTCATGACCTTTCCGAGTTTTCTGGACTTGGCTCCATGTTTGGACCAGATATACTTTTGTCATCCAAAATGTTAAAACATATGGCTGAAAGGACTCAGTTTGATCTTCag AGGACATTGGATCCAAGAGATAAAGAGGCCCTTGTCACCCAATTAGTACAAAGCGTTGTAAAAACTGGGAGTAATCTCCTTGATTACAAAAACCTTCAAAGTTGGAGGGATCTGGATAGAGAGGATGTCGAAAGATCCATATCTGCACTAATGATGGGAATTGAAGATAATGCATATCTCTTGGCAAGTTCAGTGACAtcagaaaaaatcattatcaaaCCAACGAGGCATCTAT TGCTTTCTATTCGCGTAATGCAATCTCGGAATGCTCTTCATCAAAGATTTCCGTCTGTTGAAACTGTTGAGGCTGATACCATTGGTGCACAACTAGGTAATTCCATTGATCTAAGTTCCGACTCACTCCTTCATAGTGGTCTTCAAAACGGTGCTGTTCGCGTCATTTTTGCCATGTATGATGGCGTTGAACGGGTTTTGAGGCCTATTCATGATCCTAGAAGAGGTGTTCGATTCCTCAATTCTCGAGTATTGAgtgcatctcttggaagaaccgGAAGTTCTAAATCTAGGAGCTACGTTCCCCTATCCACGCCTGTCTATATCACCTTTAAACATCTGCGATTGGAAAATGTGTCGGATCCTGAGTGCGTATTTTGGGACTACACGAATAATAATTGGAGTAATGATGGATGCATCATTTCTGTCACAAATGAGTCGCATACAATTTGTAACTGTGATCATTTAACTCATTTTGGTCTCTTTATGAGAGATGATCACCTCTCTGGTGCATACCCACTTCTCAAAAAGAGTCAGGAGTCAGTCTATTCCAATGACAATGAATTCCATACTAATATAACGGTCATTATTGCTGCAGCCATTTCATCAATATCTGTTCTGTTTCTCCTTTTGGTCGCTGTTTTAATCTGGCGAAAGTACCATGTGTCTCGTCAGTGTCGAACCGCTCTTGAGAACTCAGGTCTTCCATGCTTTCATAAGAAAGGAAATAAGGATCCCGACTCGGATAAAACACGGGATAGAGGAAATTTTTATACGgttaatccaaaattaaatgtttctaCGGGTAATAACACTGCCACCTCAAATCCGGCTGGTAATAAACATGATGaagctcaaatattttttgagcacATGATTGCCATGCAAAAAAATCCTCCTACATCAAATGCTTCGAAAAAGAACTCATCGGgtgaattaaataacaaacaatCCAACATCTCCGGATCTCAAACCATCCTCAACCAAGCTCAACCTCATGAACTACTTTCAAATCGTGCCAAATCCCCGATTAATCATATCTACATGGAAATTGAGGACAATCCTCAGCTGCCAGCACAACAACAGCAGCAACAACAAATTGTATATGAGCCATTAAGCGATACTTATATGATGTCAACCATAAGTGATCTCAGTGAGGATGTAAGTAACCACTATGTCGATGGAACAAGTGGACAATCCTCCTCTCGCGAATGTCGCCCACTCATACGAAGAGGAAATTTCATGACTGGAGAGAGAAATCTTCTCCATACAATAAGTGGTGTACTCCACTCACAAAGTGTTCGCCTACCTCCAAATACCTCCTCCGCCTCCTCCATGAACTCACAAAATAATCCTGCTCGACGGTCCATGTTCACTAAGTCCTCAGTTGTACCCAACAACTCCGATGGAAGAAGAACCAGAGATGAGGAAGAAATCCCAGTGCAAGTTACTACAATGAATGGGAATCAATTTGTGTGTCTCAATATCAATGAGGGGAACACAACTATTGGACGTCCTGGAGTTGTTCAGCCCCCTGCTCATAGCCAACAACTTCGAGGCTTAGCCACTATGCCTCGAATGCAATATGCCCATCCCCTTTCAGATAATTAG